CCTCGAAGGTCTCGTACCAGCTGGCCGACGGCGGGGCGACCGTGCTCGTCCCCGCCAACCAGGTGTACCAGGAGCGGGTGTCGCTGGCCCAGGCCGGGCTGCCCAGCTCCGGGACCGTGGGCCTGTCGCTGCTCGACAAGGAGGGGCTGACGACCTCGCAGCTGACCCAGCAGGCCGACTACCAGCGGGCCATCCAGGGGGAGCTCGAGAACACGATCCAGTCGATCCAGGGTGTCACCGGCGCTCAGGTGAACCTGGTGATGCCTCCCAACGACGTCTTTGCCGTGTCCAACAACCAGTCGGCCAGCGCCTCGGTGCTCGTGGACATGGCCCCCGGTGCGGTGCTCAAGGACAACCAGGTCCAGGCCATCGTCCACCTCGTGGCCTCGGCGGTCGCCAACCTCGACCCCAAAGACGTGACGGTCGTGGATGGGACCGGGGACATGCTGGCCGGACCCGGCGTGACCGCCGGCGGCGGCCAGGACAGCCAGACCACGGCCTACGACTCGGCCCTGGCCGCCAGCATCAACACCATGCTGGCCAAGGTGGTCGGCGCCGGCAAGGCCGACGTGCGGGTCAACGCCGATCTCAACTTCAACGAGGTCTCGACCACGTCGAAGGCCCTTCAGGTCGGCCCCAACGGCGCGCCGGTGAGCACACCCACCTCGACCTCGACCGACAACGAGAACTTCAACGGCTCGTCCGCAGCGGCGACCGGGGTGGTCGGGTCGCTGCCGGCCGCCTCGGCGTCGAGCCCCAACTCGACCTACACCAAGCAGACGTCGGACTCCTCGTTCGCGACGGGTGAGGTCGATCAGACGGTGACCCAGGCGCCCGGGACCGTGCAGCGGCTCTCGGTTGCCGTGATGGTCGACTCAGGGGTGAAGGGGGTCAACGACGCCTCGCTGCGCCAGCTGGTTTCGGCGGCGGCGGGGCTCCAGCCCGCCCGCGGGGACACGTTGTCGCTGGTCCGGATGCCGTTCTCCAACGCCGCCGCCAACCAGGCCAAGGCCGCCGCCGCCGCCGCCGCTTCAGCCAAGCGCAGCGCCGAGATGATGAACCTGATCAAGAGCGTGGCTCCGGTGCTCATCGTCCTGGTTGCCCTGGCCCTGGTGGCCAAGATGATGCGCCGGCCCCGCTCCTACCCCGTAAGCGTCCGTCCCGCCCTGGCCATCGAGGCCGGTGCCTCCCCCGGTGGGGGGACGCTCTCGGGCGCCGGTACGCCCGGACTGGGCCAGGTGGGCCCGGCGTCGGCCGGCGAGCTGACCGAGCCTCTGGGTGGTGCCGCCCCGGTGCGGGTGGAGGACTTCATCGAGCAGCAGCCCGATCAGGTGGCCCGTCTCCTGCGGGGATGGATG
The DNA window shown above is from Acidimicrobiales bacterium and carries:
- the fliF gene encoding flagellar basal-body MS-ring/collar protein FliF, translating into SKVSYQLADGGATVLVPANQVYQERVSLAQAGLPSSGTVGLSLLDKEGLTTSQLTQQADYQRAIQGELENTIQSIQGVTGAQVNLVMPPNDVFAVSNNQSASASVLVDMAPGAVLKDNQVQAIVHLVASAVANLDPKDVTVVDGTGDMLAGPGVTAGGGQDSQTTAYDSALAASINTMLAKVVGAGKADVRVNADLNFNEVSTTSKALQVGPNGAPVSTPTSTSTDNENFNGSSAAATGVVGSLPAASASSPNSTYTKQTSDSSFATGEVDQTVTQAPGTVQRLSVAVMVDSGVKGVNDASLRQLVSAAAGLQPARGDTLSLVRMPFSNAAANQAKAAAAAAASAKRSAEMMNLIKSVAPVLIVLVALALVAKMMRRPRSYPVSVRPALAIEAGASPGGGTLSGAGTPGLGQVGPASAGELTEPLGGAAPVRVEDFIEQQPDQVARLLRGWMSDKVGSDG